A genome region from Chryseobacterium indicum includes the following:
- a CDS encoding SDR family NAD(P)-dependent oxidoreductase: MDFSNQNFTQNEWESCLKVLKALKDEPFLNPDNQTFSGLITKIHKNAKKQNRLESYSQMKTHDLEINSESVLMKKALAGVSAFYDDEKNDTQLTRLQIPKNCYCCNQSYQYAHSFYTRLCPKCADENYEKRFLSADLMGRNVILTGGRVKVGFATALKLLRNGANLVLTTRFPALALETLQQEADYEEWKDRLWIYGLDLRNLKAIQEFIDFYQSKFQTLDILINNAAQTIKYPDQYYLPIIRRENEMLVEFKNNHKLIPNATPISAEVGKLEYAENEETNVALTRFGQPVDNRDKTSWNSTLEEISMYELVEVNLINHIAPYFLIKELKPLMKASSFKEKFIVNVTSSEGIFSYNNKTMFHPHTNMTKAALNMMTLTSAKEFEKDQIYMTAVDVGWISTGAKESLRKKQFEQGYIPPLDSVDGAARILHPIVEGINGNYFSGVLLKNYKINEW, from the coding sequence ATGGATTTTTCTAACCAAAACTTTACGCAAAACGAATGGGAATCATGTCTCAAGGTATTAAAAGCCCTGAAAGATGAACCATTTCTAAATCCGGACAACCAAACTTTTTCTGGGTTGATCACGAAAATTCATAAGAACGCCAAAAAGCAAAACCGTCTGGAAAGTTATTCTCAGATGAAAACGCACGATCTTGAAATTAATTCAGAATCGGTACTGATGAAAAAAGCTTTGGCGGGAGTTTCTGCTTTTTATGATGATGAAAAAAATGATACCCAACTCACCAGATTACAGATTCCCAAAAACTGCTACTGCTGTAACCAGAGTTATCAGTATGCCCATTCCTTTTACACCAGATTATGCCCGAAATGTGCGGATGAAAATTACGAAAAACGTTTTCTTTCGGCAGATTTAATGGGACGGAATGTCATCTTAACCGGAGGACGTGTAAAGGTAGGTTTCGCAACGGCTTTAAAGCTCCTGAGAAATGGTGCCAATTTGGTTTTGACGACCCGTTTTCCGGCTTTGGCACTGGAAACTTTGCAGCAGGAAGCAGATTATGAAGAATGGAAAGACAGACTTTGGATCTATGGTCTCGATCTCAGAAATCTGAAGGCAATTCAGGAATTTATAGACTTTTATCAGTCGAAATTTCAAACGCTCGATATTCTCATCAATAATGCAGCACAGACAATTAAATATCCCGATCAGTATTATCTTCCTATCATCAGACGTGAAAACGAAATGCTCGTTGAGTTTAAAAACAATCATAAATTGATTCCAAACGCAACCCCCATTTCTGCAGAGGTCGGAAAACTGGAATATGCGGAAAATGAAGAAACAAATGTCGCTTTAACGCGTTTCGGACAACCGGTGGATAATCGTGATAAAACAAGCTGGAATTCCACACTGGAAGAAATTTCGATGTACGAATTGGTTGAGGTGAATTTAATCAATCACATTGCGCCGTATTTTCTGATCAAAGAATTAAAACCTTTAATGAAGGCTTCTTCTTTCAAAGAAAAATTCATCGTTAATGTAACATCTTCAGAAGGTATTTTCAGCTATAACAACAAAACGATGTTTCATCCGCATACCAATATGACGAAAGCCGCTTTGAATATGATGACGCTTACTTCTGCTAAAGAATTTGAAAAAGACCAGATTTATATGACGGCAGTAGATGTAGGATGGATTTCTACAGGTGCGAAGGAAAGTTTACGAAAGAAACAGTTTGAGCAGGGATACATTCCGCCATTGGATTCTGTAGACGGAGCTGCGAGAATTCTCCATCCGATTGTGGAAGGAATCAACGGAAATTATTTCAGCGGAGTATTATTGAAAAATTATAAAATTAATGAATGGTAA
- a CDS encoding DUF434 domain-containing protein: protein MSNRNRGKNTGDDTLFGSEKQLEKMKSAVQDMQYLLSRNYAEKASSELVGNHYRLKTRQIQTVRGASASETQLQNRKSKQLEISELKAKTIHLDGFNVLILLESLLSGAYIFEGTDGCFRDLSGVFGTYKRVNQTQEAIELVASFFHKSHAEKLIWIFDKPVSNSGRIKQIIMDFAIENNVNWNVELEFNPDKFLAENSEIVISSDAWILDHCKNWFNLIGYLIQEENLSANVIKMC from the coding sequence ATGAGCAACAGAAACCGCGGAAAAAATACAGGCGATGATACTTTATTCGGATCAGAAAAACAGCTTGAGAAAATGAAATCGGCAGTGCAGGATATGCAGTATTTGTTAAGCCGGAACTATGCAGAAAAAGCTTCGTCGGAACTTGTCGGAAATCATTACCGCCTCAAAACAAGACAGATTCAGACGGTTCGAGGCGCTTCCGCTTCAGAAACTCAGCTTCAGAACAGAAAATCTAAACAGCTAGAAATTTCTGAATTAAAAGCCAAAACAATACATCTCGATGGTTTCAATGTCCTGATTTTACTCGAAAGTCTTCTTTCCGGAGCTTATATTTTTGAAGGAACAGATGGCTGTTTCCGCGATCTTTCCGGTGTTTTCGGAACCTATAAAAGAGTAAATCAGACGCAGGAAGCCATTGAACTCGTTGCTTCATTTTTTCATAAATCTCACGCGGAAAAGCTGATCTGGATTTTCGACAAACCAGTGTCAAACAGCGGAAGAATTAAGCAGATCATTATGGATTTTGCCATTGAAAATAACGTCAACTGGAACGTTGAACTGGAATTTAATCCCGATAAATTTTTAGCGGAAAACTCTGAAATTGTAATATCTTCAGATGCATGGATTCTGGATCACTGCAAAAACTGGTTCAATCTCATCGGATATTTAATTCAGGAAGAAAACCTTTCGGCTAATGTTATCAAAATGTGTTGA